Genomic window (Streptomyces liliiviolaceus):
TCCTTGCGGGCCGCCCCGCTGTCCGGGCCCGCGCCCGCCGCGAAGATCGCGGCGTCCGCGCCCCGCAGATGCGCGGAGACCTCCTCCTCCGAAGCCGACTCCAGATCGCACAGCACCGGCTCGGCGCCGGCCGCCCGCAGATCGTCGCCCTGCTCGGCCCGGCGGATGATCCCCGCGACCTCGTCACCGCGCGCGGCGAGCAGCCGCTCAAGCCGCAACGCGATCTGACCATGACCTCCAGCGATAACAATGCGCATGTTTCCGACCGTACGCCCGGATGGAGACACTCGCCGCACAACCCTGTGGATAACTCGTGAGTCTCTTGAGAGATCACGTTGTACGAGGGGAACGCCGTCAGGCGTCATAAGGAGACCGTCATCACCGCCACACGCATGAGCCCCGCCACCCGCAAGAGCCCTGTCATACGCAGGACCCTCACCGCGGTCGGCTGCACCACCGCCCTGCTCTCCGCAGTGGCCGCCTGCGGCACGGTGGAGAACCTCACCGCCGGCCAGAAGGTGGACCGGGCCGTCGAGGGGCTCGGCGAAAAGAAGTCGCTCGCCTTCGAGTTGGGGCTCGACGCCAAGCCCTCGGCACTCGTGAAGCTGGCCGGGGAGGAGGAGCCCGGCGAGGAGATGCCGCCGGAACTCGCGAAACTGTTCGCCGGAGTACGGGTCAAGGTGTCCGTCGAGTCGCGCAAGCCGCTCGCCGAGTCGGGTGAGAAGGATCTCGTCGGTACGGCCATGTCGGTCTCCGGGCCCGACGGCGTCCTCGCCGAGTACCGCCTCGTCGGCGACTACACGTACTACCGCGCCGACATGAAGGCGTTCGGCGAGGCGATGGGCTTCCCCCTGCCGACCGCCGACGAGCTCCCCGAGAGCGAGAAGGAGCTCAGGCCGGTCCTTGAGGGCAAGTGGGTCAAGATCGACAACCGCGAACTCGAACGCGCCGCGAAGGACGCCACCGGCGAGGACGGCAACGGCAAGGGTGGCGAGGCCGACCCGGCCGACGAGATCGACAGCAAGACCCAGCAGAAGATCCTGAAGGCCGTGCGCTCGGTCGTCGCCCGCGAGGTCACCTTCAGCGACAAGGGAGGCAGCGACGGCGTCGAACGGGTCGTCGCCAAGGCCTCGTTCCGCGACCTGCTCACCGGCATCATCGACAAGCTGCGGCCGCTGGCGGGCGAACTCCCGGCGGGCGCCGAACTGCCCACCGACAAGGACCTGAAGGATGCCCCGGACAAGAAGGTGGCCGTCGACTTCTCACTGAAGAACGGCGATCTGACCCGCGTCTCCATCGACCTCGCCACCTTGGCGGACGACCCGAAGGGCGCGAAGGTCCCGCTCGTCCTCAAGTTCGGCGAGGCCGGGGACATCAGTGCCCCGTCCGGCGCCACGAAGCTGCCCGCGGGAGGGTTCGGCGGCCCGGGCAACCCGTTCACCAGCGGTCTGCTGGGCGGCTTCTGACCCTCAGTTCGCCGGCAACCGCATTCGTCGGCAGGCGTGTTCACCACACAGCACACACGCACGCACGGACACACCGCACAGACGGCAGACGAACGCACGCGCGCGTAGAGAGGTCGACGGCCTCCACGCGCGCGTGCCGCGCATCTCACCGCGACCGGCGACCCGCGGCCCGCGGCCACGATCGGCCACCCGCAACCCACGGCTCACAGCTCACGGCTCACGCCTGCCCCGTACGTCCCTGACGCGGCAGGTCCATCGCCACGGCCGCCGCCGAGTTGCAGTACTCCCGCACCGCGCTCGTCCGCGCCACCACGCGCCCCCGGTGCACCACGATCCGGCTGTACGCCAGCGACAGGGCGGCGTCGAGCCGGTCCCCGCGCACCGCGAGCAGCTCCGCCGGGAAGCCGGCCTCCACGCGCACCTCGGGCAGCCCCAGCACCGCCCGCGCCGACGAACTCACCGCGTCGTACGCGTCGGTGGACCGCAGCCCGTACCGCGAGGCCAGCAGATACGCCGCCTCCATGGGGTCCCCGCGGCCCACGGGGTTCGACAGGTCCCGCAGAGCGCCGCTCCCGGCCGCGACCCGTACCCCGGCCGCCCTCAGCAGCCGTACCGGAGCCGTGTCGCGGCGGTCCACGCCCGAACAGCCGCCCTGGGGCAGGCAGACGACGGTCACGCCGGCCGCGGCGAGCTGGTCGGCCGATCGCGAGGCCACCTCCGAGGGCAGCCGGCTCAGCCCTCCGCAGGGGCCGAGCGTCACCCCGGGCCGCAACCCGCCCGCCATCGCCGCGAGGCGCGCGAGCCGGGCCGGATCGTCACCGTCCGTATGCAGATCGACCGGGCAGCCCTGTTCCGAGGCCACCTCCAGGACCGCCTCCACGTATCCCGTCGGATCCGGGTCCAGATCCGGACAACCGCCCACTACGGAGGCGCCCATCTTCACCGCGTCCCGAAGCATCGCCAGCCCGTCGGCCCCGGCGAGTCCGGTGAGTACCCGGGGCATCGCCACGACCGTCAGCTCGACCAGCCCGCGCAGCGCGCGCCGCGCCTGGAGCACCGCCGCCATCGAGCCCAGCCCCTGAACGTCGCCCACGCGCACGTGCGAGCGGACGGCGGTCGCCCCGTGCCCGAGCTGCAGGAGAGCGGCCTCGGTCGTCCGGCGCTGGACCTCCCGGCCCTCGTACGAGACCGGGCCCTCGCCGTCGGCCGACAGGGCCGTGTCGCCGTGGGCGTGGGGCTCGGCCGGGGCCGGCAGGAGCAGATGGCCGGTGAGGTCCACGCGCGCGGTGTGCGCGGTGAGACTGCCCGCCGTGCCGACCGCCTCGATGCGTCCGCCGGCCAGCCGTACGTCCACGAGCCTGCCGTCGGTGAGCCGCGCACCGCAGAGCAGCAGGTCGGACCCGTTGTCCCGGCCGGACGGACCGGAGGCGCCCGAGGAGCCCGACGAGGACGAGGAGCTCGACGAGGAGTGGTGCGGCTGCGGCTGGCTGTCTGGCATCGCGCTCCCGGGGCTCGGCGGCTGCGCGGGAGGGGCACAAGATCACGCAGCGTGAGTCGAGCCTAGGGTGACGATCGGCGCACATCGAGGAGGAGCGGAATAGTCGTACCGGTGTGGTCCGTCGGGCCGCGGAGGCGGGTGGAACAGCCGGTGAGGACCCGGGAACGGGCCGGGGCAGGTGCCTCGAAACGGATTTGGGCGATCGGCTGCCGAGCGTGTAATGTCTTCATCGCTCGCCCCAATAGCTCAGTCGGTAGAGCGTCTCCATGGTAAGGAGAAGGTCTACGGTTCGATTCCGTATTGGGGCTCTGGTGTGGGAAGTTCCCGTCGAAAGACGGGAACTGATCACATCAAAGCGGTGTAGCTCAGTCGGTAGAGCAAGCGGCTCATAATCGCTGTGTCACCGGTTCAAGTCCGGTCACCGCTACTGACGGTAGCCGATTGCGGGGTCGGTCCTTCGATCGGTTACTCTTCTATGCGTTAATCCATGTCCCATCCGTCCGTCAAGGAGCACTCACGTGGCTGCCACCGACGTCCGCCCGAAGATCACGCTGGCCTGCGTGGAGTGCAAGGAGCGGAACTACATCACCAAGAAGAACCGGCGTAACAACCCGGATCGCATGGAGATGAAGAAGCACTGCCCGCGTTGCAACTCGCACACCGCGCACCGCGAAACGCGATAAAAAAGGCTCGTTCACGAGGCCGTCCCCTGTAATCGGGGGGCGGCCTCGCGTCGTTGAACACCAGCTGCGAACCAGTGCGAACCAGGAGGTGCCGAGCCGATGGCGCTCGACCAGTCCTTCGTAGGGCGGTCCTACCCGCCCACCGACCCGTACGAGGTCGGCCGGGAGAAGATCCGTGAATTCGCGGAAGCGGTGGGAGATCCCAATCCCGCGTACACGGACCCGGACGCGGCCAAGGCCCTCGGCCACCCCGATGTGATCGCGCCGCCGACTTTCGTGTTCGCGATCACTTTCAAGGCCGCGGGACAGGTCGTCCAGGACCCGCAACTGGGTCTCGACTACAGCCGGGTCGTGCACGGCGACCAGAAGTTCGTCCACCGGCGCCCGGTGCGCGCGGGGGACCGGCTGACGGTCACGTCCACCATCGAGGCGATCAAGTCGATGGCGGGCAACGACATCCTGGACATCCGCGGCGAGGTCCGCGACGAGGCCGGTGAGCACGTGGTGACCGCCTGGACCAAGCTCGTGTCCCGTGCGGCCGAGGAGGCGTGAACCGATGACCGCGAAGATCGCGTACCTCGACGTCGAGGTCGGCACCGAGCTGCCGGCCCAGACCTTCGGAGTGACCCGCGCCACGCTCGTGCAGTACGCGGGTGCCTCGGGGGACTTCAACCCGATCCACTGGAACGAGAAGTTCGCCAAGGAGGTGGGCCTCCCGGACGTCATCGCGCACGGCATGTTCACCATGGCCGAGGCGATCCGGGTCGTCACCGACTGGACCGGCGACCCGGGCGCGGTCGTCGAGTACGGCGTCCGCTTCACCAAGCCCGTCGTCGTCCCGAACGACGACGAGGGCGCCACGATCGAGGTCAGCGGCAAGGTCGCCGTCAAGCTCGACGACAACACCGTCCGCGTCGACCTCGTGGCGATGAGCGCGGGCCAGAAGGTGCTGGGCATGTCCCGGGCCGTCGTCCGGCTGGCCTGACGGACCGCAGGGGTACGAGTAAGGGGCGCCCGCCATTGCGGGCGCCCCTTACTCGTACCCTCTCCCCGGTCTCTCCGGAGCACCCTCTTGACTTGGTTAGTGATTGAGTACTAACTTCGTCGTATGGTCAGGATGAGCGCAGAGGAACGGCGTGAGAGCGTCATTCGCGCGGCGATGAGCGAGTTCGCCCGGGGCGGCTACTACGGCACGTCCACCGAGGCGATCGCCAAGCGCGTGGGGGTCTCGCAGCCGTACCTCTTCCGGCTCTTCTCCGG
Coding sequences:
- a CDS encoding amidohydrolase family protein, which produces MPDSQPQPHHSSSSSSSSSGSSGASGPSGRDNGSDLLLCGARLTDGRLVDVRLAGGRIEAVGTAGSLTAHTARVDLTGHLLLPAPAEPHAHGDTALSADGEGPVSYEGREVQRRTTEAALLQLGHGATAVRSHVRVGDVQGLGSMAAVLQARRALRGLVELTVVAMPRVLTGLAGADGLAMLRDAVKMGASVVGGCPDLDPDPTGYVEAVLEVASEQGCPVDLHTDGDDPARLARLAAMAGGLRPGVTLGPCGGLSRLPSEVASRSADQLAAAGVTVVCLPQGGCSGVDRRDTAPVRLLRAAGVRVAAGSGALRDLSNPVGRGDPMEAAYLLASRYGLRSTDAYDAVSSSARAVLGLPEVRVEAGFPAELLAVRGDRLDAALSLAYSRIVVHRGRVVARTSAVREYCNSAAAVAMDLPRQGRTGQA
- the rpmG gene encoding 50S ribosomal protein L33, whose protein sequence is MAATDVRPKITLACVECKERNYITKKNRRNNPDRMEMKKHCPRCNSHTAHRETR
- a CDS encoding MaoC family dehydratase N-terminal domain-containing protein; this translates as MALDQSFVGRSYPPTDPYEVGREKIREFAEAVGDPNPAYTDPDAAKALGHPDVIAPPTFVFAITFKAAGQVVQDPQLGLDYSRVVHGDQKFVHRRPVRAGDRLTVTSTIEAIKSMAGNDILDIRGEVRDEAGEHVVTAWTKLVSRAAEEA
- a CDS encoding MaoC family dehydratase; the protein is MTAKIAYLDVEVGTELPAQTFGVTRATLVQYAGASGDFNPIHWNEKFAKEVGLPDVIAHGMFTMAEAIRVVTDWTGDPGAVVEYGVRFTKPVVVPNDDEGATIEVSGKVAVKLDDNTVRVDLVAMSAGQKVLGMSRAVVRLA